A window from Prinia subflava isolate CZ2003 ecotype Zambia chromosome Z, Cam_Psub_1.2, whole genome shotgun sequence encodes these proteins:
- the LOC134564608 gene encoding serine/threonine-protein kinase PAK 3-like — translation MKAMEKRHKEEMERMRRIQLQYRLCEQKQMDTGSAAASSKEGVSPLQPENSSMDSSCWSSQEREKQCLKMLRSIVSMADPAEKYTGWQHIGSG, via the exons ATGAAGGCAATGGAGAAGAGacacaaagaagaaatggaaaggatGCGCAGGATCCAGCTGCAGTACAGGCTGTGTGAACAAAAGCAG ATGgacacaggctctgcagcagcgtCCTCCAAAGAAGGAgtctcccctctgcagcctgaaaacTCGAGCATGGACAGTTCATGCTGGTCaagccaggagagagagaagcaatgCCTGAAGATGCTGA ggAGCATTGTGAGCATGGCAGATCCAGCAGAGAAATACACTGGCTGGCAACATATTGGCAGTGGGTGA
- the LOC134564663 gene encoding uncharacterized protein LOC134564663, translating into MTEDPTCIQIHDLSLPQLGIELRTKKVLNARLFSVPHAAVCLQSTTAPAEEPPLARSLPPEAKEEAKDNLPARAVSPGPEHLEPAPAGEILASQDCWAQAGEAEQQESMDRVCEARDFRWEQLSALERKHHSSLARAFETSAETAEELQPHRDLLKEEVPLAVPKVCRPQGPSPRVLERLLQESSRQGDTLSQVCREETVLAQEKAALEAQLPGTERKLRGLSKQLVETR; encoded by the exons ATGACTGAGGACCCCACTTGTATCCAAATCCATGACTTGTCCTTACCACAGCTGGGGATAGAGCTCAGGACAAAGAAGGTTCTAAACGCCAGGTTATTCTCTGTCCCTCACGCTGctgtctgtctgcagagcaccacagcaccagcagaagAACCTCCTCTGGCTCGCTCTCTTCCTCCAGAGGCTAAAGAGGAGGCAAAGGACAACTTACCTGCACGTGCTGTCAGTCCAGGGCCGGAGCATCTGGAACCA GCCCCAGCAGGAGAGATTCTTGCCAGTCAGGACTGCTGGGCCCAGGCAGGAGAGgcggagcagcaggagagcatgGATAGAGTGTGCGAAGCCCGGGATTTCAG ATGGGAGCAGTTGTCTGCCCTTGAGAGAAAGCACCACTCCTCGCTAGCCCGGGCCTTTGAAACGTCAGCAGAGACAGCGGAGGAATTGCAGCCTCACAGGGATCTGCTGAAGGAAGAGGTTCCTCTGGCGGTGCCAAAG GTTTGCCGCCCACAGGGGCCATCCCCCAGGGTTctggagaggctgctccaggagtCCTCTCGCCAAGGGGACACGCTGTCCCAGGTGTGCAGAGAGGAAACGGTGCTGGCACAAGAGAAGGCTGCCCTGgaagcccagctgccaggcacGGAGCGGAAGCTACGAGGCCTTTCCAAGCAGCTGGTAGAGACCAGGtaa